One part of the Streptomyces nigra genome encodes these proteins:
- a CDS encoding aspartyl/asparaginyl beta-hydroxylase domain-containing protein, with translation MRTHYVGDTPLDDARLTEDLEVSDSLTWSEAYSDYVFGGAWKSCMLWARGGDPGDGVVTHYDHERPAAFTPFADRLPYLRKLIEDVADLDRLNFVRLAKVQNSVIIPHRDLLELSDLADETRNAHRMHIPLVTNEDCFFNEGDTVYRMRRGEVWFLDASEIHSVAVLSSQERVHLMFDFVDVPSSKPLTTVRGAGPDAGIPDDRTVKRPPLTDAEHAGLMRLADILTPETVNEVFSIVIKRHFRSDGGENFVWRTMTDIARAAADPAVLAHVEELRRHYTLERAA, from the coding sequence ATGCGCACCCACTACGTGGGGGACACCCCCCTTGACGACGCCCGGCTCACCGAGGACCTGGAAGTGAGCGATTCCCTGACGTGGTCGGAGGCGTACAGCGACTACGTCTTCGGCGGTGCCTGGAAGAGCTGCATGCTCTGGGCCCGGGGTGGAGACCCCGGTGACGGTGTGGTCACTCACTACGACCATGAACGGCCCGCCGCCTTCACCCCGTTCGCCGACCGCCTGCCCTACCTCCGGAAACTGATCGAGGATGTCGCCGACCTGGACCGGCTCAACTTCGTGCGCCTGGCCAAGGTGCAGAACAGCGTGATCATCCCGCACCGTGACCTGCTCGAACTGTCCGACCTCGCCGACGAGACCCGCAACGCCCACCGTATGCACATCCCTCTCGTCACCAACGAGGACTGCTTCTTCAACGAGGGGGACACCGTCTACCGCATGCGCCGGGGCGAGGTGTGGTTCCTCGACGCCTCGGAGATCCACTCGGTGGCGGTGCTCTCCTCCCAGGAGCGCGTGCACCTGATGTTCGACTTCGTGGATGTGCCGTCCTCCAAGCCGCTGACCACGGTCCGGGGCGCGGGACCCGATGCCGGGATCCCCGACGACCGTACGGTGAAGCGCCCGCCGCTCACCGACGCCGAGCACGCCGGCCTGATGCGCCTCGCCGACATCCTCACGCCGGAGACGGTCAACGAGGTCTTCAGCATCGTCATCAAACGGCACTTCCGTTCCGACGGCGGCGAGAACTTCGTGTGGCGGACGATGACCGACATCGCGCGCGCCGCCGCCGACCCGGCCGTCCTCGCGCACGTCGAGGAGTTGAGGCGCCACTA
- a CDS encoding LLM class flavin-dependent oxidoreductase: MRFGIMIVPEDRWRTARHKWLRAEEMGFDHAWTYDHLNWRAFRAKEWFPMVPTLTAAAAATERIGLGVLVASPNLRHPVHLAKDVTALEDISDGRIILGLGAGAEGFDSRMTRRTSWSRRERTERFAEYVELTDRLLTQPVTTFDGRYYLADEVHSQPLCRQQPRVPFAVAASGPRGMRVAARHGSYWVTTGEPNRFADAPYEEALPVLRRQVEELEKACGEVGRDPSTLSRLLVAGPTVGGVLDSPAAFFDAAGRFAEAGITDLVVQWPRPDEPFQGSEDVLEKVAEDLDGHRGA; the protein is encoded by the coding sequence ATGAGATTCGGCATCATGATCGTCCCTGAGGACCGCTGGCGCACGGCGCGCCACAAATGGCTCCGGGCCGAGGAGATGGGGTTCGACCACGCCTGGACCTACGACCACCTCAACTGGCGGGCGTTCCGCGCCAAGGAGTGGTTCCCCATGGTCCCGACGCTGACCGCCGCAGCCGCGGCGACCGAGCGCATCGGCCTCGGCGTGCTGGTCGCCTCGCCCAACCTGCGCCACCCGGTTCACCTCGCCAAGGATGTCACCGCTCTCGAGGACATCTCCGACGGCCGCATCATTCTCGGCCTCGGCGCAGGCGCCGAGGGATTCGACTCGCGCATGACCCGCCGCACCTCCTGGAGCCGACGCGAGCGCACCGAGCGGTTCGCCGAGTACGTCGAGCTGACCGACCGGCTCCTGACGCAGCCGGTGACGACGTTCGACGGCCGCTACTACCTCGCCGACGAAGTGCACTCCCAGCCTCTGTGCCGGCAGCAGCCCCGAGTCCCCTTCGCGGTCGCCGCGTCCGGGCCGCGCGGCATGCGTGTGGCAGCCCGGCACGGCTCGTACTGGGTCACCACCGGCGAGCCCAACCGGTTCGCCGACGCACCCTACGAAGAGGCCCTGCCCGTCCTGCGCCGGCAGGTGGAGGAACTGGAGAAGGCCTGCGGGGAGGTCGGCCGCGACCCGTCCACCCTCTCCCGGCTGCTCGTCGCCGGCCCCACCGTCGGCGGCGTCCTCGACTCTCCTGCGGCGTTCTTCGACGCGGCGGGCCGTTTCGCCGAGGCCGGCATCACCGACCTCGTCGTGCAGTGGCCCCGGCCCGACGAGCCGTTCCAGGGCAGTGAGGACGTGCTGGAGAAGGTCGCCGAGGACCTCGACGGGCACCGCGGCGCCTGA
- a CDS encoding FAD-binding oxidoreductase encodes MDTLTTGDTDKLAGALHGDLITPADPGYDEARRVWNADIDRRPLLIARCADVTDVRAAVVFAAERGLPVAVRGGGHSVAGHGTCDGGLVVDLRGMRSVEIDIDRRLAHVQGGALWQDVDGAGQAHGLATTGGIVSETGVGGLALGGGIGHLMRRCGLTVDNLVEADVVTADGGLLRVDETTDPELLWGLRGGGGNFGVVVRFGFRLHEVGPTVLGGMIIHPLDVAPRFLTRYRDLIADAPDELGTILNLRLCPPVPAVPEHLHGSPVVALNVCWSGADPEEGERFLRPLRAFGSALLDSVAPMPYVDLQRTVDRTSPPGKEYYWRSVDFGTLDDQVIDTVVEHASRITSPLSAVPIYHLGGAIGRVPDDGTAFGPRHAGHNINMFGAWEPGRGDRDRHVGWVRDFSDAMAPHAVGQYVNFLNDEGSEGVRAAYGRRWRRLVDLKRRLDPQNLFRFNFNIDPGLPDEGDR; translated from the coding sequence TTGGACACCCTGACGACCGGCGACACGGACAAACTCGCCGGCGCCCTGCACGGCGATCTCATCACCCCCGCCGACCCGGGCTACGACGAGGCCCGCCGGGTCTGGAACGCCGACATCGACCGGCGCCCCCTGCTGATCGCACGCTGCGCCGACGTGACGGACGTGCGGGCCGCCGTCGTCTTCGCCGCCGAGCGGGGACTGCCCGTCGCGGTGCGCGGCGGCGGCCACAGCGTCGCCGGCCACGGCACCTGCGACGGCGGTCTGGTCGTCGACCTGCGCGGGATGCGCTCCGTCGAGATCGACATCGACCGCCGGCTGGCGCATGTGCAGGGCGGAGCGCTGTGGCAGGACGTCGACGGGGCCGGCCAGGCGCACGGACTGGCGACCACGGGCGGCATCGTCAGCGAGACCGGCGTCGGCGGACTCGCCCTCGGGGGCGGTATCGGCCACCTCATGCGCCGCTGCGGGCTCACCGTGGACAACCTGGTGGAAGCCGACGTGGTCACGGCCGACGGCGGTCTCCTGCGGGTCGACGAGACCACCGACCCGGAGCTGCTGTGGGGCCTGCGCGGCGGCGGCGGCAACTTCGGGGTCGTGGTGCGGTTCGGCTTCCGCCTGCACGAGGTCGGCCCGACCGTCCTCGGCGGCATGATCATCCACCCGCTCGACGTCGCGCCGCGATTCCTCACCCGCTACCGCGACCTCATAGCCGACGCCCCCGACGAACTCGGCACGATCCTCAACCTCCGGCTGTGCCCGCCGGTGCCCGCCGTTCCCGAGCACCTGCACGGCTCGCCGGTCGTGGCCCTGAACGTGTGCTGGTCCGGCGCCGACCCGGAGGAAGGTGAGAGGTTTCTGCGTCCGCTGCGCGCGTTCGGGTCCGCGCTGCTCGACTCGGTCGCGCCGATGCCGTACGTGGACCTGCAGCGGACGGTCGACCGCACCTCACCGCCGGGCAAGGAGTACTACTGGCGATCGGTGGACTTCGGGACGCTCGACGACCAGGTCATCGACACCGTCGTCGAGCACGCGTCGCGGATCACCTCGCCGCTGTCGGCCGTGCCGATCTACCACCTCGGCGGGGCGATCGGCCGGGTGCCGGACGACGGCACCGCCTTCGGCCCCCGCCACGCCGGCCACAACATCAACATGTTCGGCGCGTGGGAGCCCGGCCGCGGCGACCGGGACCGGCACGTCGGCTGGGTGCGGGACTTCAGCGACGCCATGGCGCCCCACGCGGTCGGCCAGTACGTCAACTTCCTCAACGACGAGGGCAGCGAGGGTGTCCGCGCGGCCTACGGCCGGCGGTGGCGGCGCCTCGTCGATCTCAAACGGCGCCTGGACCCTCAGAACCTCTTCCGCTTCAACTTCAACATCGACCCGGGCCTGCCCGACGAGGGGGACCGATGA
- a CDS encoding non-ribosomal peptide synthetase has product MKGLLDRADCIGPIALPADALDGLRSLAEAAGVDEFTALSLCAGVLAARLPHPGTDCRVRVTRQEAEAVVPGPGTPDAETSFREALRQAARAEAPLAAEHGEEPPVAVSLLIGATGRNLYVESLTDASDVPTPQAWAHAFCRLLTGLTDDPDAPMLSHPLVGPEERERILHGLNPYREPVIRYRTMAGPFEEQAARTPDAVALQDEDGTTVSYRELNERANRLAHHLRALGAGPGARIGICLRRSIPQVVAVYAAVKTGATYVPLDADLPDQRIALILDDADPLLVLTDPACRGHLPDGAWQIHDVDTEQPGAGHPVTNPDVDAGPGLVHILYTSGTTGRPKGVVSRTEATLANIFWMQRQYPYQPGETALFKASPGFDISIWEVFWPLYHGARLVICRPGGERDPRHLARLTRDHDVSLVFLVPTMMTAYLEELAEAAPKALKWVVCGGEPMSPRIPESFSAVLPGSELVNAFGPTEAGPVTDNIVDVGSVDGTVPVGQPADNFRVTVLDSNLDLVPVGTPGEAYISGRIGLADGYWGQAAQTSERFVADPYGPPGSRMYRTGDLVRQRPDGALEHLGRIDRQVKIRGLRIEPGEVESVLAAHPAVADCAVLAHGQPLRLLAFVVPAGQDSAADLDPAAVLAHAAEVLPAQMRPDRVVPVDYLPATVNGKIDQGELIKIWQELTERERPVEPPADELEAALVRIYHRVLGRSSISVLDTFVELGGHSLLTFRLRDECRAALGVEPDAARLMHDTLRDVAATIRRTTIPSARD; this is encoded by the coding sequence GTGAAGGGGCTGCTCGACAGGGCCGACTGCATCGGGCCGATCGCCCTGCCGGCGGACGCGCTGGACGGCCTGCGCTCCCTCGCCGAGGCGGCCGGCGTCGACGAGTTCACCGCGCTGTCCCTGTGCGCGGGGGTCCTCGCCGCCCGGCTGCCCCATCCCGGAACGGACTGCCGGGTCCGGGTCACCCGGCAGGAGGCCGAGGCGGTCGTGCCCGGCCCCGGTACGCCGGACGCGGAGACGAGCTTCCGCGAGGCCTTGCGGCAGGCCGCCCGGGCCGAGGCACCGCTCGCAGCGGAACACGGTGAGGAACCCCCGGTCGCCGTGAGTCTGCTGATCGGCGCGACCGGCCGGAACCTGTACGTCGAGTCCCTGACCGACGCGTCCGACGTGCCCACCCCGCAGGCCTGGGCACACGCCTTCTGCAGGCTGCTCACCGGCCTGACGGACGACCCGGACGCCCCGATGCTCAGCCATCCTCTGGTGGGGCCGGAGGAACGCGAACGGATCCTTCACGGCCTCAACCCGTACCGGGAGCCGGTGATCCGATATCGCACGATGGCCGGCCCCTTCGAGGAGCAGGCCGCACGCACCCCGGACGCCGTCGCCCTCCAGGACGAGGACGGCACCACGGTCAGCTACCGGGAACTCAACGAGCGGGCGAACCGGCTGGCCCACCATCTGCGGGCACTCGGCGCCGGCCCGGGCGCCCGGATCGGGATCTGCCTGCGCCGCAGTATACCCCAGGTCGTCGCGGTGTACGCGGCGGTCAAGACCGGCGCCACCTACGTGCCCCTCGACGCGGATCTGCCGGACCAGCGCATCGCCCTCATCCTCGACGACGCCGACCCCCTGCTGGTGCTCACCGACCCGGCCTGCCGCGGCCATCTGCCCGACGGGGCCTGGCAGATCCACGACGTGGACACGGAACAGCCGGGCGCCGGGCACCCGGTGACGAACCCCGACGTCGACGCCGGCCCCGGACTGGTGCACATCCTGTACACCTCGGGAACCACCGGGCGGCCCAAGGGCGTCGTGTCACGGACCGAGGCCACCCTCGCCAACATCTTCTGGATGCAACGGCAGTACCCCTACCAGCCGGGCGAGACGGCGCTGTTCAAGGCGTCACCGGGGTTCGACATCTCCATCTGGGAAGTCTTCTGGCCGCTCTATCACGGCGCACGGCTCGTGATCTGCCGTCCCGGCGGTGAACGGGACCCGCGCCACCTGGCCCGGCTCACCCGCGACCACGACGTGTCGCTGGTCTTCCTGGTGCCGACGATGATGACGGCCTACCTGGAGGAACTGGCCGAGGCCGCGCCGAAGGCGCTGAAGTGGGTGGTGTGCGGAGGCGAACCGATGAGCCCCCGCATCCCCGAGTCATTCTCCGCCGTCCTGCCCGGCAGCGAACTCGTCAACGCCTTCGGCCCGACCGAGGCCGGGCCGGTCACCGACAACATCGTCGACGTGGGCTCGGTCGATGGAACCGTCCCCGTGGGCCAGCCCGCCGACAACTTCCGGGTGACCGTCCTCGACTCCAACCTCGACCTCGTCCCCGTCGGCACGCCCGGCGAGGCGTACATCAGCGGGCGGATCGGACTCGCCGACGGCTACTGGGGGCAGGCCGCCCAGACCTCGGAGCGGTTCGTCGCGGACCCCTACGGTCCGCCCGGCTCGCGGATGTACCGCACCGGAGACCTCGTCCGCCAGCGGCCGGACGGCGCGCTGGAGCACCTCGGCCGCATCGACCGGCAGGTCAAGATCCGTGGTCTGCGCATCGAGCCGGGCGAGGTCGAGTCGGTGCTCGCCGCGCACCCCGCCGTCGCCGACTGCGCGGTGCTCGCCCATGGGCAGCCGCTGCGCCTGCTCGCCTTCGTCGTGCCCGCCGGCCAGGACTCCGCCGCGGACTTGGACCCGGCGGCCGTGCTGGCCCACGCCGCAGAGGTGCTGCCCGCGCAGATGCGCCCGGACCGCGTGGTGCCGGTCGACTACCTGCCGGCGACGGTCAACGGCAAGATCGACCAGGGTGAACTGATCAAGATCTGGCAGGAACTCACCGAGCGGGAGCGGCCGGTCGAGCCGCCCGCCGACGAACTCGAAGCGGCGCTGGTCCGCATCTACCACCGGGTTCTCGGCCGGTCCTCCATCAGCGTGCTGGACACGTTCGTCGAGCTGGGCGGCCACTCGCTGCTCACCTTCCGGCTGCGTGACGAGTGCCGGGCGGCCCTGGGGGTCGAACCCGACGCGGCCCGGCTCATGCACGACACGCTGCGGGACGTGGCCGCGACGATCCGCAGGACGACGATCCCGTCAGCGCGGGACTAG